The window GTGAGCAGATCGCTGAACCGCATGAGGCCGATGCCGGCCGCGAGCGACAGGAGCGCGCCGATGATGAGCAGCACGCCACTCACGACGTCGAGGATCTCGTCGAGGCTCATCGTCCGCCCCCGTCCGTCGTGTTCGTGTCCGCGTCGTCGACGACCGACTCCTCGGCGCGTTCGAGCGCGCCGATCGTGTCGACCGGCTCGCAGACGCCCGAGACCTGGTCGCCGGAGGGCGCGACCTCGGGCGTCGCCCGGCCGCCCTGCCGCGAGACGTAGCGTGCGACGGTGACCGAGGCGATGAACGCCGTCATCGCGAGGGCGAGCATGAGCGGCAACAGCGTCGTGTCGCCGTTCACGACCATCTCGGCGCCGAGCACGCAGATGACGACCGTGAGCAGCGTGTCGGAGGCGACCATGCGGTCGACGATCGTGGGGCCCGTGATCATGCGGACGAGCGCGAGTGCCGCGCCGATCGCGAAGGCGAGTCCGACGATCCATGCGATGACGGTCCAGTACTCGCTCATGTCCGCTCCTCCTCCTCGGCCCCCTCCGTGTCGACGCCCGCGTTTCGCTCGGCGTGCGCCTCGTCGACGAGATCGCGCTCGACCTCGTCGTCGGTCACGAGGTCGCCCGCCGCGGCGAGCTCGCGCTTGCGCTCGGCGAGCTGCTCGTCGCGCAGCTCCTCGTGGGCGTGCTGCTTCCGCCACAGGCCG is drawn from Pseudoclavibacter chungangensis and contains these coding sequences:
- a CDS encoding monovalent cation/H+ antiporter complex subunit F, with product MSEYWTVIAWIVGLAFAIGAALALVRMITGPTIVDRMVASDTLLTVVICVLGAEMVVNGDTTLLPLMLALAMTAFIASVTVARYVSRQGGRATPEVAPSGDQVSGVCEPVDTIGALERAEESVVDDADTNTTDGGGR